One window of Methanogenium organophilum genomic DNA carries:
- a CDS encoding class I SAM-dependent methyltransferase produces the protein MDPNENGCSCAEKDKGREHFDGIENEYERMIVQIVPSPRDFFGSVLSLIPDGPVRVLELGSGTGFVTAMLCARNPEAEITGIDLSPGMLEVAKAKPELSDVTFITGDFREVWGTGTFDVIFTTLCLHHLPDADRAALLKTIHDSLREGGVFVNGDVFAAECDREEALNMAWWRDAMQKNGLSAGEAEEMIQKRRDNTAYLDTISGYRQKMEAAGFGTTVHLYKNRIYSTFAGFR, from the coding sequence ATGGACCCTAATGAAAACGGATGTTCCTGTGCTGAAAAGGACAAAGGAAGGGAGCACTTTGACGGAATCGAAAATGAATACGAGAGAATGATCGTTCAGATTGTCCCCTCCCCCCGGGACTTCTTCGGTTCGGTACTCTCGCTCATCCCCGACGGTCCCGTCCGGGTACTGGAACTGGGAAGCGGCACGGGTTTTGTCACCGCGATGCTCTGTGCACGGAACCCTGAAGCGGAGATCACGGGAATCGATCTCTCGCCCGGCATGCTGGAGGTGGCGAAGGCCAAACCGGAGCTCTCAGATGTAACATTCATCACCGGAGACTTCCGGGAGGTCTGGGGAACGGGGACATTCGATGTCATCTTTACGACCCTCTGCCTCCACCATCTGCCGGACGCGGACCGGGCCGCCCTGCTGAAGACGATCCACGATTCTCTCAGGGAAGGGGGCGTCTTTGTGAACGGCGATGTCTTTGCGGCGGAATGTGACCGGGAAGAGGCATTGAATATGGCGTGGTGGCGCGATGCGATGCAGAAAAATGGCCTCTCTGCGGGTGAGGCAGAGGAAATGATTCAAAAGCGAAGAGATAACACGGCATATCTCGACACCATCAGCGGGTACCGGCAAAAGATGGAAGCCGCGGGATTCGGGACCACCGTTCATCTGTATAAAAACCGGATCTACAGTACATTCGCCGGATTCCGGTGA
- a CDS encoding IPT/TIG domain-containing protein: MTKKFLILALAVILLTLTGVAGVAAAGISDVSRSEGTVGSELTITGSGFGDKRGEVLLGDDKLQVLDWSDTEITCKVFKVHPAGEYTITVLVQGDKKAADPMTYSSFTIKKPEISVDRLTLDGEIVTVEGDFFGDKQGVIRLAYVDVAEGMEIEIEKGKIVDWSMDSITFRVPEGLIGRFILAVDTVIGTDYALLDLDGSAPLVGMVWPDGWGQYESTDNARGVYYNDQLYVFSLWYSSTNVFSDNFYRIEVRTFKDGVLSGASQLWDGTSYAEPAPLVVQYPGGPEKLFVFVTGRNGNLYFTRLNGNVWEDGDWLKIQDTFTGVTPTTKAEGWEVAPVFNPITNRIYVYYAKDYKDYLYFVYSDNFGYDWHYGGKVYDSPVVTSSPGAVFYVPPDIPSTDVLLAVQDTSQQIRLCHIAMSSVFSSEILDTGNVENMGRPFLTDIGDGTIALVYGENHSPNAVINGDWFLPYIKKFNKTTGVWSDGYQLYALPDLGTAQGTYTFQWQPNGAMYNDNFYLFYGFELTAWYSDDTNDGPWWKFKVADLGP, from the coding sequence ATGACAAAGAAATTTTTAATTCTGGCTCTTGCCGTTATTCTGCTCACCCTGACGGGTGTCGCGGGTGTGGCTGCAGCCGGGATATCCGACGTGAGTCGCTCAGAGGGGACCGTGGGATCCGAGCTGACAATCACCGGCTCCGGCTTCGGCGATAAGAGAGGGGAGGTCCTGCTGGGTGATGATAAACTCCAGGTGCTGGACTGGAGCGACACAGAGATCACCTGTAAGGTGTTTAAAGTTCATCCCGCCGGGGAGTACACCATCACGGTCCTGGTGCAGGGGGACAAAAAAGCCGCCGATCCGATGACCTATTCCTCATTCACCATCAAAAAGCCGGAGATCTCAGTAGATAGACTGACACTGGACGGTGAGATTGTCACAGTTGAAGGAGACTTCTTCGGCGATAAGCAGGGAGTAATCCGCCTCGCGTATGTTGATGTCGCAGAAGGGATGGAAATTGAAATAGAGAAGGGAAAGATCGTGGACTGGAGCATGGACTCCATCACCTTCAGGGTACCTGAAGGGCTGATCGGACGGTTTATTCTGGCAGTCGATACCGTTATTGGAACGGATTATGCCCTCTTGGATCTTGACGGCAGTGCACCGCTGGTGGGCATGGTCTGGCCGGACGGGTGGGGACAATACGAATCCACAGATAACGCCAGAGGGGTCTATTACAACGACCAACTCTACGTCTTCTCCCTCTGGTACTCGAGTACAAATGTATTCTCAGATAATTTCTATCGCATCGAGGTCAGGACGTTCAAGGATGGTGTGCTCTCCGGCGCCTCCCAGTTGTGGGATGGCACATCCTATGCCGAACCCGCACCGTTGGTAGTTCAATACCCAGGTGGCCCGGAGAAGTTGTTTGTGTTTGTTACAGGACGCAATGGAAATCTCTACTTCACGAGATTGAATGGTAATGTCTGGGAGGACGGCGACTGGCTGAAGATACAGGACACTTTCACAGGCGTAACTCCAACAACAAAAGCAGAAGGATGGGAGGTTGCTCCGGTATTCAACCCGATAACCAACCGGATATATGTCTACTACGCCAAGGATTACAAAGATTACCTCTACTTTGTTTACAGCGATAATTTTGGATACGACTGGCATTATGGTGGAAAAGTGTACGATTCTCCTGTAGTGACGTCGTCGCCCGGCGCCGTCTTCTACGTTCCTCCTGATATCCCGTCAACAGATGTACTCCTGGCGGTACAGGACACATCTCAGCAGATACGGCTCTGTCACATTGCGATGAGTTCAGTGTTCAGTTCGGAAATCCTGGATACCGGAAATGTGGAAAATATGGGGCGGCCGTTCCTGACGGACATTGGCGATGGCACCATCGCGCTGGTGTACGGAGAGAACCACTCACCGAATGCTGTTATAAACGGCGATTGGTTCCTTCCATACATCAAGAAGTTCAATAAAACGACAGGCGTTTGGAGCGACGGGTACCAGCTCTATGCTTTACCCGATCTCGGAACCGCTCAGGGGACATATACATTCCAATGGCAGCCCAATGGGGCAATGTATAACGATAACTTCTACCTCTTCTACGGGTTCGAACTGACTGCCTGGTATAGTGATGATACGAATGACGGTCCCTGGTGGAAGTTTAAAGTGGCCGACCTTGGTCCCTGA